The Haloplanus sp. GDY1 genomic sequence CCTCAGCTCGGAGCTCGACGATTACTACGAGCGAAACGCCGACCACAAGATCCAACCGACGGCAGAGGCCCGAGAGCTCGCTTCGACCCCCGTGCGATGACGCACCGGGCCGCATGGCATCGATCTCGACCCGGACATCCAGCACGAGCCGAGTCCCAACCCCGTCGCGAACGAGTGAGGGCACCCCGAAGGAACCGACGCCCCGCTGTTCGTCCGAAACCACGCCGACTTCTACCACTGCCGCCTCGACGCCGGTGCAGGGGATCGCGGACCGGGCCGGGACTACCTGGACGACCTGTAATCGAGCCCCTGGCGCTCTCCATCTCTCGCAGGCGACGGACTTCTCTGAGACTTGCCACACAACGACACACCGAGTACCTCGCCATCGGCGAGTGCTGCCCGGCTAGTTACGTCTCGCCCATCGGGAAGAGCACCGACGGAACGCGATGCGCCAGCACTGTATCGTCACGGAGAGAACGGTGGCCGGCTGAACTCGCGCCAGAGAGGGTACTAACGCCGTTCAGGGTGGATTGTCCGCCTCGTTCAGCAGTTCGAGAGAGCCCGTTTCGTACGTGCGACGCCAGAGGTGATGTACGGCTCGTGTGACTAGCTTCGGCTCGGTAACGGTAATGCAGGAGCGCGGCGGGGTCTCTGACGGGGCGTCCGGCGGTTCGTGAACGTGCTTGTCCGGGGCGTCCGGTTTCGGATGGAAGTCGAATCGAAAGTCAACGGCCTGCTCGTCGGTGTGGTGGAAATTGTAGTACCCCCTTCGGTACCACCGCACGTCGAACCGGCACCAGTCTGCGTCTCCGATCCCATCATCGAGACGCACGACGAGTTTCGTCGGATCCAGCAGGCTGTCGAATCCGGCTTCCGAAACGAGGCCATCTACCCCCGTGAACTCCTCCCGGATCTGTTCCAACGCCGTATCGTCGAGCGGTCCGACTTCGCCCTCGATATCTGCGTCGGGCTCCATCTATGCCGTCGATTGCTCGGTGTCGTCACTGAGCGCACCCCGTTCACGCGTCGAGCCCTGGACGACGGTACTGGAATCTGCGACGCGAGCAGCAGCGGACTGGCTGTCGTCGGGATCGAAGTCGTACAGCGAGAGTGCTGCCTGTGCGATCTCGAGGTTCTGTTCGACCTGTTGCCAGCGGGTGACGTCTTGCCAACCGTCGTCGCCGGGGTCCAACTCGAGAGCGAGTTCATCGACGTCAGTCACGTCGTACTGCCCTCGGAACTCGCTCAGTTCTTCTTTGAGGTCGTGGATGGCGTCCCGGATTTCGCTCTTGGTGTGTTCGCGGTGGATGGCCGAGATACGCCGCATGGCCAGCATCTGTGGCGCGCGCATGTACCGGGTTCCGGAATCCGCGTTCACTGCTTTGACGCGGCCCGTCTCCGCCAGCGCAGCGAGGTACTTCCTCGCAGTCGGCTCGCTCACGCGTGCGCGGTCGGCGAGCGTGCTGACGGCCTCTGGTTCAGTGGTGACGTCGATGACGCTCCGGACGCGGTCAAACGTGGTCGTGTCGGATTTCCACTCCTCGATGACGGCCTCGTTCACGTCCCCCTCCCAGCGTTCGTCGGGGGCGTCAGGTGTGGTCATGGGTGCTAACGACTAATCGACCAGAGATAAAAATACTTTCCTGCAAAAAACTAGTATTTCCTCTACGTCTCTCTAATGGATAGAATCCTCACGAGTCTCAGGTTCCCAATCCTCTGTCCGGGACGGTTGCTCGCAGGCACTCCGAGTATCCTCGAAGTACGGATCGACCGATTTCGTATCGAGGACGACCTCTCGGAGGGCCTGCAAGACGGCGATAGCGAAGGCGTACTGGAGATCGAGCTCTCGGGCAGCCACTCGCTCCGACATCTCGCCCTCGGCGTGGGGAATCGCGTACGTGAGTGCGGCCGCGAGTTTTCCCGGGCCGTGCTTTTCGAGCAGGAGGTCGAGATCCCGATCCTGGGGTGAGCGGCCGAACGCTTCGATGTAGCTCCTCCCCTACGGCCGTCGCAAAATCATGGGCGCTGCAGGCTCCGGTTCCACTGTCGAACGAATCGACCTTCCAGGCGTGAGGCGTCCGAATTCAGTGGGTATGAAATACACCGAAAGACACAGTATCCTGTGTTCACATAGCTTTGTGTATGCCAACTATCACGGTCAACGTGGACGACGACCTGAAAGAGCGTATGGAAAAGCACCCCGAAATCAACTGGAGTGAGGTCACGCGACAGGCCATCCAAGAGAAGATCGAGACGCTCGAAGTGATGGACGAACTCACCAGCGAGAGCGAACTCACCGAGAGTGACGTACGGGAGATTGCGGATAAAATCAACGAGAGTGGACGAACTCGCGTTGACGAGGAATAGACGTAAATTCGACGAATGAAGTTGGTCATCGACGCTAACGTCGTCATCTCTGCACTCATCGCTGATTCAAAAACTCGGGAGCTTATCGTCACGCTCGAACCCGACCTTTTGACACCCGCGTTCGTCCACGACGAAATAGAGAATTACGAGGATCTAATCGTCGAGAAATCCGGGATGAAACCGGACCGAGTGACACAGTTCATCGACCTTCTGTTCCAATACATCGACGTTGTCCCCGCCAGCGAGTTCTATCCGGCTATCAGGAGCGCGGACGAAGCAATTGGCGACACCGATCCCGACGATGTACTGTATCTGGCCTGTGCCATCGCCCGAGATGCGGCCATCTGGAGTGATGACTCCGACTTCGACGAACAGGACCTGGTTGAGACGTACTCGACGAGTGATGTGATCGCCTCGTTCGACACGCGCTAACTCAGTGTGTGATCGATTTTCTCTGTAGGTCCCAATTTGGACGTACGCGAATCCCGGTAACATCCACTCGCCCATCGAACGAAAGCAAAATCAGAACTGTTCGACCGATAATTGCCACGCAATCTGGCGATTATTTCACTCCAACTGTATGGGCGCTGCAGGATTTTGAACCACGGTCGCTCGCTGCGCTCGCTCCCTGATTCAGATCCGTCGCGGTACATCTTCCGCTCCTCACTTCGTTCGTCGCGGAACGATGGGCGCTGCAGGATTTGAACCCGCGACAATCTGGTCCGAAGCCAGACACTCTGTCCAGGCTGAGCTAAGCGCCCCTCGTCCCTTGAGACTCGGTGGCCGGTGTTAAATGGCGCGATTCGCGCCGGTACATATCAGAACGACAATGTCTATCGGGGGGCGAGACACGTCGGCACGGTGGGTTTCTCCGTATCGGCGTCTCATCCCTCGATTCTGCGCAATCAAAAAGAATATTACCGGCTCACTATATGTTCATACTACCTCATGATTTCCGGAGAGTCGTGTCGTCCGCAGGGTGGGAGATATCCCCGTTCGAGGCTCCCCGCGAGGGTTCGCGATGTATGACCTCGGTCCGCCGCTCGACGTCGAGGTCGAGCAGGGGACGAACCTGCTGCTCTCCGGTCCTGCACTCAGCGGCAAGAAGGGGCTCGCGTTCGACGTGCTCGCACACGGCATCGGCAACGGTGACGCCGCCATCGTCGTCAGCAACACGGACGGCGCCAAGCGCGTCTTCGAGGACCTCGGTGAGCGCGTCGACTACGCCGACCGTCCGGTCGCCGTCGTCGACTGCGTGACCCGACAGCAGGGCGGCGAGGTGCGCGACGACACGCAGGTGCGGTATACCTCCTCGCCCGTCGACATGACCGGTGTCGGGATCAAGTTCTCCGAACTCTTGGAGGAGTTCTACGAGCAGCGGGGCGTGGAGCGCAACCGGGTGTTCCTCGACTCGCTGTCGACGCTCCTGATGTACTCGGATCTCCAGACGGTGTTTCGGTTCCTCCACGTGTTCACGGGACGCGTCCAGAGCGTCGACGGGCTCGGCCTCTACGCCATCGACTCCTCGGCCCACGACGACAAGACGATGAACACGCTCAAACAGCTGTTCGACGGCGTGATCGAGACCCGAGAGGACGGCGACCCGACGGCGAACCTGCCGGGCCGGTAGCGGGTGATTCTTGAGTCGGTGGCGCGTAGGGGAGACGAATGACCGACACGGATATCGACGCGTTGCTCGACGCCGACCGCATCGCCGTCGTCGGCTGCTCGGGGACGCCAGGCAAGGCGGCCCACGACGTGCCGGCGTACCTTCGGGAGCGGGGGTACGACGTCGTCCCGGTCAATCCGAACCGGGACGAGGTGCTGGGGCGGCCGGCCGCCGACAGTCTCGCGGACGTGAGCGAGTCGGTGGATCTGGTCGACGTGTTCCGACCGAGCGAGGAGGTGAGCGGCATCGTCGACGCCGCCATCGAGCGCTCGCGGACCCGCGGCGACGTGCGGGGCATCTGGCTCCAGCGGGGGATTCGCGACGACGAGGCGGCCGCCCGGGCCCGCGAGGCGGGGTTGCTCGTCGTTCAGGATCGCTGTATGAAGGTCGAACACCGACGGCGACGCGGGGGCGAGTAGTCAGGCGTCGGAGGCGGTGTCGTCGCCCTCCTCGTCCCCGGCCACGTCCTCGGCGTCGACGACGTGGACCTCGGCGGTGATCGCCTCCACGTCGATCCCCTCCCGGTCGGCGAGGGCGTCGAGGATGGCCCGCTGTTCGGCCAGTTCCCGGTCGAGGTCGTCGACCCGATCTTTCGTCTCGTCGACCGTCTCCCGCGTCTCCCGCACCTGTTCTTTGAGCTGATTCAGACGCGCGTAGACGTCCTCGGCCATGTCGGCGATCTGCTGGAGCTTCTTCGCCGTACTTCCAAGACCCATGCCTGTGCCTTTCGCGCGGGCCTTGAGTGTGTTTCGGGGTCGCGCTCACTCGACGACCCCGATCCGCGGCACCGCGCGCCGGAGGAGGAGGTAGGCGCCGACGCCGATGGCGACGTATCCGGCGACGAGAACCGGGGTGCCCGGGCCGACGCTGTCGACGGCGAGGCGGGCCACGGCGTTGACGGGGTTGGCCGGCAGGAGCGTCGACCCGCCGAAGGCGACGAGGACGCCCACGGAGTAGAGGAACTGCGCCGCCCGCCGATCCGGGGAGAGCAGGGCGATGGTCGCGCCGAGCGTCACGACCAGGAGGGAGAGCGCCGCGACGACGACCAGGACGGCCACGGGGTGGCGGACGGTCGTCCCGTTGAGGTGGAGGAGCGCGATCCAGAGCGCCGCCTGCGCGGGAGCGAGGCCGGCGGCGGCCCACACCTTGCCGTCGACGATGTCGACGGTCGAGACGGGGGCGACCCGGAGGAGTTCGAGCGTCCCGCGCTCCACCTCCTCGGTCAGCGAGTCGACGGTCATCGAGCCGCTGATGAAGACGGGGAGAAAGCAAAGCAGCGGCAGCAACACGGTGTAACTGAACCCGTAGTACGGCGAGGCGTCGCTCCGTGGCGGGAGGTCGAGCGGCGTCGACGAGAGGAACGACGACCGGGCCGACCGCTCGACCCGCTCGAACCGCGACAGCGCGTCCCGCAACTGGACGACGATGATCGTCGTCCGCACGTTGCCGTCGGGCACCGTCGCCGAGACGAACACCCGGCCGGCCCGGCGGTCCGCGAGGAGGACGGCGTCCACCTCCCCGCGCTCGAACGCGGCCCGTGCCGTCGTCTGTGAGGCGTAGGCTCGCCCCGTGATCGACGGCTGTTCGTCGACCACCCGGAGCAGGTCGTCGCTCGCGTCGCCGGTGACTGCCACCTCGGTGTCGAACCCCTCCACGCTCCCCGGATCGTACAGCGAGACCAGCCCGACGACGAGAAAGGACGAGAACGCGGCGATGAACAGTTGGATGAGCAAGGCGAGGACGATGGTCTTCTCGGAGCGGAGCGTCGCGAGCTCCCGCTTCGCGATGGTGACTCGCGGATCAGCCAAGGGCGCTCACCACCGCGAGGTTGTAGGCCGCGTGTAGCAGCGTCGCCGGCACGAGCGTCGCGAGATACCACTCGCGGGAGCGACTCGCCCCCAGCGCCGCGATGCTCGTCGTCGTCGCGTGGAGGACGAGGGGGGCAAGGAGAAGGCCGAGGGCGACGCCCGACTCGACGCCGACGGGGGTGAAGGCCGCCCGTCCGAGCGCGAGGTCCGGCAGGCCGACGAACTGGACGACGGCGGTCAGCTTCTCGCCGAGGAAGAAGCCGAGCCCCGAGAGCGACCCGAGGACGAGGGCGGTACGGAGGGTCCGCCGGTCGGCGAACTCGTTTCGGAACCCCGCGTAGACGTGGACGCTCTTGGCCACCTCCTCGACGGCGGCGACGACGAGCAGGAGGAGGGGAATCGACACGTCCACGGGGAGGACGAAGAGGACGGCGATGGCGAGGAGTTCCGCGATGAAGACGAAGGGAATCGAGAGCGCGCTCAGGACGGCCATCGACCGTCTCCCCGCGATCCGGCTGTCGAGCGCGTCGAGGAACTTCAGCGGGACGGACCGCTGGGTGAACATGTCCTCCTCGCGGTAGACGCCGACGCCGAGGAGGAAGAGGACGGCCGACCCGACGTAGAAGGGGCCGGTCGAGAAGGCGTACTGGGCGAGGGTGACGCCCGTCCCCTGCAGGTCACGGACGACGAGCGTCAGCGGCGAGATGAGCGCGATGGGGGTCACGTTCGTGAAGATTGCGGGGACGAACGCGTAGGAGGTGAGAAAGACGGAGATGGTGACGGTGACGAAGGTGAGTTCCTTGAACGAGCGGGCGAACATGCCGCCGACGAACGTCGCCGCGAGGTAGAGCGCGGCGATGGGGGCGACGGCGGCGACGCTCGTCACCCCGCCGCCGATGACGAGGGCGACCAGCGCCGTCAGGCCGACGAGCACGGTCAGGTAGGGCAGGGTCTTGCCGGCGACGATGGCCGACGGCGTGACGGGCGCGACGAGCAGGAGTTCGCCCCGGCGGTTGATCCGCTCGTTGAGGACGCTGCTCCCGTAGGGCTGGATGACGAAGTTCATGGGGACGAAGAAGACGAACGCGAGGACGAGCGCACCGAAGGGGAAGGGCGGCGAGATGTCGGCCGGCGACCCGGAGGTGCCGCCGAGGAGGCTACTCCCCCCGAGCAACGGGACGCCGAGCGAGCCGTCGGCGTCGGTGAGGCCGTCGGCCGCGGTGTCCGCTGCCGTGTCCGACCCGCCGGCGTCGGCGGGAGTGCCGCCGGCGTCGCCACCCGCGTCACGGCCACGACCGTCGTCGGTCCCGCCGCCGGCCCCGTCACCGGCGTCGGTACTCCCACCGGCGTCGGTACTCCCACCGGCGGCGGCGCTCCCGCCGCCCTCGACGGCCGCGGCACCGCCCACGCCGCTCCGATCCGCGTACTGGAGCGTGACGACGACGGGGAACGCCGCCGAGACGTTCGCCTCGTCGCGCATGCTGTCGAGGTTGTGCCGGCGGACGGCGCTCCGGAACGTCGACAGCGCGGCCTCGGCCTTGCGGGAGTCGGCGACGTAGAACCGGCCGTCGCGGACGACCACCTCGACGCCGCGGCCGAGCGAGCCGAGGTCGGGGGGCCGCGCCGCGAGTGCCGGGCTCTCCCGCACCACCTCGTGGTAGGGGCTGTCGGGGGCGACGCCGACCCGGTAGACGTCCCGGTCGAGGGCGACGCCGCCCGTGGCGACGGCCGCGCCGCCGACGGCGCCCGCGAACAGGAGCGCCACGAGGCCGAGCGCGGCGGTTCGGCGGTCGATCACGCCGACGCTCCGGCTCACCTCCCAGCGGGCGATGCGGGCGACCGCCCGGATCCAGTCCCGGAGCCGTTCGCCGAGACGACCGAGGCGTGCCGACGGCGACGGCGCCGTCACTGCGCCTCCCGCGGGCCGTCGTCCGACTCGGCCGCCAGATCCAGGAATATCTCCTCGAGGCTCGGTTCGTCGGTGCGGATGTCGACCACCTCGCCGCCGGCCGCGGCCGCCGCCTCGCGCACGCCCTCGACGGCGTCCATGTCCGCGACGGTGACGGCGTGGCGGTCGCCGGCCGGATCCGTCTCGGGGAGGGAGACGGAGGTGAACACGCGGTACTCGGTGGTGCCGTACTCCTCGCGTATCTCCGGGACGGTCCCGCGGGCGACGATTTCGCCGCGGTTCATGATCGCGACCCGGTCACAGACGCTCTCGACGTGATAGAGGTTGTGGGCGCTGAAGAGGACGGTCTTGCCCGCGTCGCGGAGTTCCCGGACGAACTCCAGGACGTAGTTGGTCGTCAGCGGGTCGAGGCCGCTCGCGGGTTCGTCGTAGATCAGCACGTCGGGGTCGTTCACCAGCGACCGGGCGATGGCCACCTTGCGTTTCATCCCCTTGGACACGTCGCCGAGTCGCCGGTCGCGGTGGTCGAGTTCGAGGCGGTCGAGCGTCCCCTCGATCCGCTCGGTCGCCGTCCCGCTCGGCACCCCGTAGAGGTCGGCGAAGAAGTCGAGATACGAGCGGGCGGTCATGTCCTCGTAGAGCGGTGACTCCTCGGGGAGGAAGCCGAGGGAGCGACGCATCTCGGGATCGGCGGCGTCGAATCCGGCGACGGTGGCCGATCCGGCCGAGGGTTCGACGAGGCCGGCGAGCATCTTCAGCGTCGTCGTCTTGCCCGCGCCGTTCGGGCCGACGATGCCGAAGATTTCGCCCCGATCCACGTCGAAGGTACTGCCGACCACGGCGGGGAAGTCGCCGTAGGTCTTCCGGAGGGAGTCGGCCTCGATCATCTGGCGGAGGGTGGAGCGGACGGGGGTTAAACGCACGGCCCGCAGAATCAGTCGTGATTCTCACCGCTCGACGACGTCGATCCGCTCGCGGAGCCACGCGGCCGCCTCGGCGACGGCCTCGCCGTCGGTGCCCGTGATCTTCAGGCGGTTCCGGCCGCCGGTGTTCGGGTAGCTCCCGACCGTCACGTCGAACCGCTCGCGGACGCCGGCGAGCGCCT encodes the following:
- a CDS encoding DUF7342 family protein, producing the protein MTTPDAPDERWEGDVNEAVIEEWKSDTTTFDRVRSVIDVTTEPEAVSTLADRARVSEPTARKYLAALAETGRVKAVNADSGTRYMRAPQMLAMRRISAIHREHTKSEIRDAIHDLKEELSEFRGQYDVTDVDELALELDPGDDGWQDVTRWQQVEQNLEIAQAALSLYDFDPDDSQSAAARVADSSTVVQGSTRERGALSDDTEQSTA
- a CDS encoding PIN domain-containing protein, coding for MKLVIDANVVISALIADSKTRELIVTLEPDLLTPAFVHDEIENYEDLIVEKSGMKPDRVTQFIDLLFQYIDVVPASEFYPAIRSADEAIGDTDPDDVLYLACAIARDAAIWSDDSDFDEQDLVETYSTSDVIASFDTR
- a CDS encoding RAD55 family ATPase — translated: MYDLGPPLDVEVEQGTNLLLSGPALSGKKGLAFDVLAHGIGNGDAAIVVSNTDGAKRVFEDLGERVDYADRPVAVVDCVTRQQGGEVRDDTQVRYTSSPVDMTGVGIKFSELLEEFYEQRGVERNRVFLDSLSTLLMYSDLQTVFRFLHVFTGRVQSVDGLGLYAIDSSAHDDKTMNTLKQLFDGVIETREDGDPTANLPGR
- a CDS encoding CoA-binding protein: MTDTDIDALLDADRIAVVGCSGTPGKAAHDVPAYLRERGYDVVPVNPNRDEVLGRPAADSLADVSESVDLVDVFRPSEEVSGIVDAAIERSRTRGDVRGIWLQRGIRDDEAAARAREAGLLVVQDRCMKVEHRRRRGGE
- a CDS encoding DUF5798 family protein; the encoded protein is MGLGSTAKKLQQIADMAEDVYARLNQLKEQVRETRETVDETKDRVDDLDRELAEQRAILDALADREGIDVEAITAEVHVVDAEDVAGDEEGDDTASDA
- a CDS encoding ABC transporter permease, with amino-acid sequence MADPRVTIAKRELATLRSEKTIVLALLIQLFIAAFSSFLVVGLVSLYDPGSVEGFDTEVAVTGDASDDLLRVVDEQPSITGRAYASQTTARAAFERGEVDAVLLADRRAGRVFVSATVPDGNVRTTIIVVQLRDALSRFERVERSARSSFLSSTPLDLPPRSDASPYYGFSYTVLLPLLCFLPVFISGSMTVDSLTEEVERGTLELLRVAPVSTVDIVDGKVWAAAGLAPAQAALWIALLHLNGTTVRHPVAVLVVVAALSLLVVTLGATIALLSPDRRAAQFLYSVGVLVAFGGSTLLPANPVNAVARLAVDSVGPGTPVLVAGYVAIGVGAYLLLRRAVPRIGVVE
- a CDS encoding PrsW family glutamic-type intramembrane protease, yielding MTAPSPSARLGRLGERLRDWIRAVARIARWEVSRSVGVIDRRTAALGLVALLFAGAVGGAAVATGGVALDRDVYRVGVAPDSPYHEVVRESPALAARPPDLGSLGRGVEVVVRDGRFYVADSRKAEAALSTFRSAVRRHNLDSMRDEANVSAAFPVVVTLQYADRSGVGGAAAVEGGGSAAAGGSTDAGGSTDAGDGAGGGTDDGRGRDAGGDAGGTPADAGGSDTAADTAADGLTDADGSLGVPLLGGSSLLGGTSGSPADISPPFPFGALVLAFVFFVPMNFVIQPYGSSVLNERINRRGELLLVAPVTPSAIVAGKTLPYLTVLVGLTALVALVIGGGVTSVAAVAPIAALYLAATFVGGMFARSFKELTFVTVTISVFLTSYAFVPAIFTNVTPIALISPLTLVVRDLQGTGVTLAQYAFSTGPFYVGSAVLFLLGVGVYREEDMFTQRSVPLKFLDALDSRIAGRRSMAVLSALSIPFVFIAELLAIAVLFVLPVDVSIPLLLLVVAAVEEVAKSVHVYAGFRNEFADRRTLRTALVLGSLSGLGFFLGEKLTAVVQFVGLPDLALGRAAFTPVGVESGVALGLLLAPLVLHATTTSIAALGASRSREWYLATLVPATLLHAAYNLAVVSALG
- a CDS encoding ABC transporter ATP-binding protein, with translation MIEADSLRKTYGDFPAVVGSTFDVDRGEIFGIVGPNGAGKTTTLKMLAGLVEPSAGSATVAGFDAADPEMRRSLGFLPEESPLYEDMTARSYLDFFADLYGVPSGTATERIEGTLDRLELDHRDRRLGDVSKGMKRKVAIARSLVNDPDVLIYDEPASGLDPLTTNYVLEFVRELRDAGKTVLFSAHNLYHVESVCDRVAIMNRGEIVARGTVPEIREEYGTTEYRVFTSVSLPETDPAGDRHAVTVADMDAVEGVREAAAAAGGEVVDIRTDEPSLEEIFLDLAAESDDGPREAQ